From the genome of Acropora palmata chromosome 8, jaAcrPala1.3, whole genome shotgun sequence:
AGCGTGTGATGTGCTGGTGTTCCTCGCGCGAGATCCTCGTTGAGCGTTCCCTTTCCTAGTGAAAAAAGAACGCTAAAAAATTCGCATGTTTGCCAGGCTACACACTACAAACAAAATGATTGTATATTAGAGAACTTTTGTATGGTGCAAGATTTCAATTCCAGGATTCTAGAAAAGCTCAAATGCATCTCCCATGAGTACACGTATCGTTGCTTGGCCTCCGGTCGGGGGGTGGGTGGGTACAGCTACACGTAGTAATCGTTTCTAGCTTTAAGTACTTACTCTGTTagtattttgacaattttttcacTTGTCATTCACTTGACAATTAGCTACACGGCTCCTTCACTCTGGGTAATTTTTCCGAAAATCTCCAGTCTATATCATTAAGGAGAACTTTTGTATGGTGCAGTATATCAATAGTGTGtgttcacgtgacgtcacggcggccatgttggacgagtaaacaaagaaacggcggccatcttggaggagtgaaatattcttttggagATTAAACTCTATAtttatgcaaatccctccttttgtttcataacgtaaatatggcttctggtcacataaGCGACCACACTCTATTCTTggattctttttattttatttccttcTTACAATCTAGAATACTGTTGCTTATTTTTAACTTCTTCTCTGCAATCACCTATAACCACCCACTTGCCCCACTCTAACAGCTGTAACATCATCCCTACCCATGCCACtcttataaaaaaaactaatcgGTACTTACGTTCTGTAAGACATTGAGGTCTTGTTCTTTGTTGTTACAAACAGAATGGCGACGGTTTAAGTATTCTTCATATTCTCGAATCTACAGTGATGGAACAACACCAACGAAATCACGATCACATTACATTAGTAGCAAGGATATAATTACTTAGCCGACCGGCCGACCGGAACCGCCAGCAGCCGGCAAATGCAACGCAGTGCTGCCGAACTGAGAGCTGTTTCAGgcctaataatatacatgaaaattttCTCCATTCCGATTAGTTAAGTgcagtgcagtttttcttttttttgaaaacagtgcagaaaagagttaattcagtgcaaaaagaggtaacaaaccaagcacTCTGATtcgtcaatgatcaaagactctcacagatggccaatcaaatcttttgctttcaaatcaagcgcacgccctggatggcgcaattgatggcataaatttccctgattgcgtagTACTTGTGcctttcttctgcttaaccatctcgcaTTTTTGCATGTACATTATTagtaagtaatcacatgatttttctcgtgcaatttggcaTAAATAATCACTTGTacgtttttcaaagaccccaaattatagccaactcggcgctacgcgcctcgctggctatctatcatctcgtATCCTGCGCGCGCTGGTGGAATAATTGTTGCATATACCATAATGcttaagccaataaaaagttttgaattgcattatccaatgatccagtttttaattaATAGATTTAGTCAAGCGTAAAAGCGGAGCTCCATAGTTGAGCCCTTGTTATGAGTGCTAACTAGTTCTGATTTAGACTAGTTTGGATATGAGAGTGATCTCAAGAGGTATATGAAAAGTATTAATTGAGAACACCCGAAATCGTAGGTGACATTGAGACGCCCGTCCCGAGGGACGTTCATACGGTGACGTCATGACCAAATTTTCTCGGCTTGATGGGTTACCAATTTTCCTTACCAATGTTGCTTCGCGCGCTGAAGCTCCGTTGTGATTACCTACACAAACTGACTTTGCCCTTCAAATCGAAAGCGTCCTATGACTTGCACAACCCTCCAGCccttgcttttcttatttcaacttttatgggatcacaaaatttgaaatttgagagaggaacaaaaaaagaagagcaATTTCTGGTGGTTGCAGACCAATGTCGCAGTCCTGAAAATTTCTCACTAGGGAGGCCAAATCAAATGTTGACTTTTGAGtttggggggtggggggtaAACAGGAATACCCACGTAAAAACATTTCGGAGCAGAATAGAGAGCAAACAAAAAGTATGGCGCCAAGTCCGACTTGGAACCCGGGCTATATTGATGGAGGGCAAATTTTATAACCCTGAGCCGTTTCGCGTTTGGGATAGCACATCAAGGGAAAGGTTTGGATTCAGTTTGAATCACAAATCTGTCTTCCATTCCAAAAATAGTTCTTTCAAAGAAACCAGGTTGTCGTTATACCTCTTTGTCCCTTTCTTTCACTTCTTGCTCTCTTCCAATGAGTTCTTTTTCCATCTGAGATATGGTCGCCTGTGAGATCAAAATTAGATAACTATTTTTACAAGTCCCCGGGCGAACTGAGTAAGTTGTTTCGCGAAGAACCTTTCAATAACGGCTGTCTACCAGCAATAATACTACTGGATGAAATTTCAACCTGGCCTTGATTAAGAGTACCAACCCAAAGAACGGCGAATATTACTAGCATATGCCTTTAAGCATTTACTTAAACATGTTAGTATTAATAACTTGATCTAGGTACAATCGGCAGAGCGTTCTCCGCGAAAGAAGCCAAAGCCATAAATTTACTCTTCTAACAGAAAAGACACTACGAAAGACAATTTCGCAGCCTCGATACAAGTGTGAAGAAAACGATTCACTTTCTATTGCCATTCGCCGGTTAAGAGCGCTTCTGTTCTCTAACACGTTGACTGCACAAGGAAATATAGTCGTGcggcacgtgcggcacgcattttAGTACAAAGCTTTCTCGTGCGCGTGCAAAttatattagggagcttagcAAGGaagacggcaacggcaacaacgacgccagaaaacaatgatctgattggttgaatgaggaaaataatcgtgcagcacgtgcggcacgcactttagtacaattttttgacgtagtctgccaaatgacaacgtaaaaatttctaaatttaaggttttaacgataacgtaaaaaaacaacagaaaatcaGAGAAAGGAGATATACCTCGTGTTCGTAATATCTTTGCCTTCTTTCCTCGAGCTTCTTTTCATTACGAAATTCCTCAAGTTCGTCTTCAAATTTTTTCCTGATATAAGtaaaaagtaaagaaatgGCAAGCAAAGacattcaaaaattcaaaagaaaataatataaacGCTGTACTGTCACGTTTGCAGTTGACGCGATTTACTTGtaacgaaaaaacaaaacgaaaatgcTGCTTCAAAATCAAAAATCCCCATGGTCATGTTCTCGAgttagaaaaaaatgaatttgtgtTGTCTTAGTACTTACTTTTGTTGTTCTCGTCTTCCGTCAATGTCCTCCATTTCTGTCATGTAATGATGTCTTCTGTCTTCCAGTTCTTTTTGCAGCTTATTCATCTGAAAAACAAACGATATCTCAAGGTCTGTGTCAACGTGGGGCACTTGACATTGTGATGTTAAATTCTGATAGATGCCGAGGAACACAGAAACCACAGCGCGAACAGGAATACAATAAGTCAGCTCACGCTCTATCGCAGGACATGTCCAAGGTTGCACGCAATTTGACGACGGCTGATTTCAATAAGCGTCAGGAAGTGTCTCCACACTCTTCTTGTCAACTCCGCCATAGCTTCAGGCGAGAATTACGGACAATAATGCTCATTAGAGCCCTCTTAACTCTGCTCCTTAAAGAGGCATAAACGATAATCCTAATCATAGCCTAAAAAGCAACCGGAACACGAACGCTAACCCCAAAGTTACAAACACTTGATTTACGCTTAGACTTAAAAGAGCTCTGTCACGCTAGTCCCACTTTAGAATACTGAAATGtgtcttaaccctttcccgtccaaggggttcctcattgacgagtaaaatcgtctggcgttagacagagtaaaatctgtaagtgccctgagcgctcattcggcagttaaaggcccaccttcatccaagactcattgcggtcgtttgtttttgttttgaatctctctattgtccaaacgcgtgatctgattggctgaacgcactcaagcagttcgaaaaggccgctatctcgtcttgtactcgtcagcttgtaacgactaattttataaatatacaccgaatatgtacaaaataacacaggaaaactatagaatgtcgaacagggaacgtatttacacaggcggattaaaatatatgtgcaggatccgattgtaatgaaataagacgatgataacagatcttagaagttttgaaagtttcgtgtcacacgaaattcagatttgccgagcgtgaagcgcaatgcattttgggtgaatgtgggcctttaagGGGTTAAGTAAGGACGAGGTCGACGacaacaagaacgtcatctgaaaaatgtcacttcgcgtttctgcaatcattccGCAGTTACTCCAAGTCGTTTAGTTTTCCAAATGTGAACCAACTATATACTGGAATTACATTAGCATCAGCGGGTTAAGCGAGGGAAAGCAAAAATAGAACATTTGTTGTCCAGAGCTGACGTCGaacacacaactgcaaaacagatcatttcacgtcgttgattggacgagaacgactgcgaaatgtacaagaatgtaaaacgcacgtgcaaagcgtgcaaaactactttttttcattgtttagaCGGATTCCgctcaaagttcgagcaatacgtgcacaaattatttactaaaaatctactcacagcacggtaacttcttgcatgctatttaaaacatctcattgtaattcagttctccaAGTGACCCCACGATGAAATCTCCAAgcattcttgagaaatttaatgtcaaacttcgtaacaATGCTAAAAGCGCGTGTTACTGTGTTTTCAACTGACGCGAAACGTCCATTTTAACTgcaatatggataacttcaagttcaattttctctgacggggtcagcttgagagcttaaatcttgataggatcttcttacctttattcaaaatattaccatgctaagagctttttttggtaacttaatttttgccaatttttgccattattgcttgaatgttgtgcggaaatcatcttaaatatgcaaatttgtgacccTCTTGTCGCCGTTGTCTTCGTGATTGCTAAAGCTGCCTGATGGCGATGGCATGCTATTCTTTCATGTTGGAAATTGTTTTGCTTCAGGCACTGAGCTTTCTGTTTTGTACATGTACCTCTTGGGCTGTCTCATCTCTTGCTTGCTGCAGTCTGCTGCtcatattttccatttctctCCGTACAGAATCTTGTTTTTCTCGAAGAGATGATTCCATCTCGATGACCTGAAACGTAATCAAAGTGAACtttaaaagacaagaaaaatatcacaTCACGGAAAAGGCAATCAGCATCGAGAGTTAACCCGGAGCTTTTGCGGCTGGGGCCGACGGGATCTTTTTCGTGGTTAAAGGATTATTCTAGAGGGGAAGGAAGGCTAGGGAAGAGGAGGGGATGAGAGAGATAGGAACATTTGTGTAAGAGAGGAGGGAAAGGATAACTCTTGAGGGGAAGGAAGGGGAGAGAAGAGGAGGGGATGTGAAAGGAGCCTTTTTTGTGGGAAAAGATGGAGAAAGTTATTCTTGAGGGGAAGGAAAGGGAGAAGAAAGAGAGGAGGGGAAGGGAGATTTTTTGTGGGGAGGGGAAAGGGTCATTCTTAAGGGAAAGGAAGGGCAGATGAGATGAGAGGAACTTTTTCTGGGAAGGGGAGGGGAAAGGTCACCCTTGAGCAGATGAGGGGAAGGGAGAGGAGAGGAGGGGAGGGGAAGGGAGCTTATTTTTAGGGCATCCATCTTGGAACAAGATGTATCACCAAAAGTGTCTTTTCTGTTCTCATCCATCAGAGCATTAAGAGATGAGCTTCTCCATGTTCTACTGAAAGAACTGTTGCAAGAAGTACACACGCGCACGCACAGACTCACACaaacatacaaacaaaaagcagTGAGATACAAATCAAccgaaataatttttccctcTGTCTGCTTTGACTGCCCATCTTCATGTAACCCCCCTCCAGTTCCTTCCAGAACACAGATACTAAAATTAAGCAGCAATTAGAGGATAtatagaaaatgcaaaaaaattaaaaaccttgaaaatcATTGCATACATGCAGTCATTTCGTTTTGTTCACCTGAGCTCTGAGATCGACCAGTCTTTCATCCTGCGATAGCTTCTCCTTTGTGTTGACATCATCATCACTATCACTCAATCCATTTACAAGTTTACCTCCGCACGAATCATTGACTCCATTTACTAAAGCAACAGTGCCATTAAGTCTGTGTGGCATGAAGGTTGAGTTAGATTCTTCTGCATTGTTGTTAATTTCCAATGATGAACCACTCTTATCTACCAAATATCCACATTTTTCTGACAAAGAATCATCACCCGCACATGTGTCTGTGTCATTGTCACAAGTTgtttctccttctccttctccttcttcttcctcttcttcttcttcagagGAAGCGGAGGAAGAGGAGTCAGTGTAATCATCGCCGTCaatctcatcatcatcatcatcgtcattctTATCATCATAAACATGGCCGTTGTTGAAATGATTATGATCCAAGAAGTTAACACTTTCCAAAGGATTCTCATCATCTGTTGTTTGAGCATAGCTGTAAAAATGCTTGCGGTTTCTCTCCATGTTGAACCTGACATGCTTTTTGACACCCTGGttacaaatgaaatcaaaatgCATGGAGTGTGCTGAGAATAGAAAAATGACTTGACACTTCATTGGTAGCTCCCCTTTGGGCCTTTTAAGGGTCACAGCTAAACAAACAACTAAGATAAACCCAAGAGATATAGgatcacaaaaaatgaaaggttgACTTCCAAAAGAGACTGTGGTGGCAAGTCAGTAATGACATAAAACAcataatcataaccattacaatttcctcaaatgtgat
Proteins encoded in this window:
- the LOC141890903 gene encoding uncharacterized protein LOC141890903 isoform X2; this encodes MVEMSDPLMERKEDHNQCSSDSQVDTLLEEADKIQTSKNGFRKGVKKHVRFNMERNRKHFYSYAQTTDDENPLESVNFLDHNHFNNGHVYDDKNDDDDDDEIDGDDYTDSSSSASSEEEEEEEEGEGEGETTCDNDTDTCAGDDSLSEKCGYLVDKSGSSLEINNNAEESNSTFMPHRLNGTVALVNGVNDSCGGKLVNGLSDSDDDVNTKEKLSQDERLVDLRAQVIEMESSLREKQDSVRREMENMSSRLQQARDETAQEMNKLQKELEDRRHHYMTEMEDIDGRREQQKKKFEDELEEFRNEKKLEERRQRYYEHEATISQMEKELIGREQEVKERDKEIREYEEYLNRRHSVCNNKEQDLNVLQNELDVLANELQAKKTKLVNKHQLVHQSSEEDSVTSSPSLKARRGSRMNNGHKAGIELRIEELKSQNKQLLEELFTLKKACESKGETVTDLTEKLGVSENENKRLHQRTKHLETQLELARKTAEIGTDTISVDEVMRKASIDLRRSSRSIRPSRAVTPLSSAGSSSAMKLVRVPSIDSMGTRNTSSSDNDKGTNLSEGKTVRISAGKKGKDHRVGRHKLGSEKVTSNLCTVM
- the LOC141890903 gene encoding uncharacterized protein LOC141890903 isoform X1, encoding MVEMSDPLMERKEDHNQSFDKATRGIIKDSVNLTNKTLLSGDFEFLGRHHRSSSECSSDSQVDTLLEEADKIQTSKNGFRKGVKKHVRFNMERNRKHFYSYAQTTDDENPLESVNFLDHNHFNNGHVYDDKNDDDDDDEIDGDDYTDSSSSASSEEEEEEEEGEGEGETTCDNDTDTCAGDDSLSEKCGYLVDKSGSSLEINNNAEESNSTFMPHRLNGTVALVNGVNDSCGGKLVNGLSDSDDDVNTKEKLSQDERLVDLRAQVIEMESSLREKQDSVRREMENMSSRLQQARDETAQEMNKLQKELEDRRHHYMTEMEDIDGRREQQKKKFEDELEEFRNEKKLEERRQRYYEHEATISQMEKELIGREQEVKERDKEIREYEEYLNRRHSVCNNKEQDLNVLQNELDVLANELQAKKTKLVNKHQLVHQSSEEDSVTSSPSLKARRGSRMNNGHKAGIELRIEELKSQNKQLLEELFTLKKACESKGETVTDLTEKLGVSENENKRLHQRTKHLETQLELARKTAEIGTDTISVDEVMRKASIDLRRSSRSIRPSRAVTPLSSAGSSSAMKLVRVPSIDSMGTRNTSSSDNDKGTNLSEGKTVRISAGKKGKDHRVGRHKLGSEKVTSNLCTVM